Genomic DNA from Setaria italica strain Yugu1 chromosome V, Setaria_italica_v2.0, whole genome shotgun sequence:
GATCCTCGTCGACATGCACCTCTTCATTAGGATTCAGATGGTAGAAACTCGCCGGACTTCAACGAGGCCGTAGATCGCGACAGTTCCAAGAAGGACGACCATTGCAATAAAGCAGATGCAGCTGCAGTGCAAGGCGACAGTTCTAAGAAGGAATGTGGACATTCTGCACTCTTGAATACGTAAAGTGAATCACAGCCATGATCTGGATCGAGTTTTCAAATTTTAACTTGATCATATTAGACCTTGGTCTGCTCAAATCATGGGATATGAGCtatcttttatttcttcacTATCCTTATTTTCCTATCTCCTCTCTACTCTTTATCTGAGTCTCTCTTACACATAAATACATCCATTGAAACCCCACAACGATAGGACGCTGCCAGTCAAGTAATCTTGCGGATCTCTTCGTCTCTCTTATTCTTCATTCTTTTCGTTCCTATCTGAACCAACTTATTTGCCGTGTTTAGGATTCATAGCCTTTCTAGTAGGAGGTGAAATCTCGCAGTACTGATTCGGCCCACGTGCGCTACTGCGGTTCCTGACGCGCGACGCGAGCTACTGGCCAGGGCCCACTGCCTACGTGCCCAGTGTTGCGTCCGTGTGGAACGCGCCGCTGCTGGTTGCCtggagtgttttttcttttccattttttcaTTCAATTTTTTTCTCACCATTCTATACTAAGTGAATATCGTTTATGCGTAAAAGTTGATGGTAAATGTTATGCTTCTAAGTGGTGTATATAATAAAAAATTGTACTATAAAATTATCAAGTAAGTTGCTGTTAGGAAAAGTTATGCGTATAAATCATGTGTATAAGTTacaattttctaaaaataaaaatttgaagTTGTTTTTTTAAAAGTTGTATGTAGAAGTTGTATAAGTTCTGCATGTCATCAAAGTTGTGCCAAGAAAGTTGTTAGTATAAAGTTTTAAAAATGGAAAGTTGTAGGAATTAAAATTTTCCAAAAATGAAAAGTTCGGGGAAGCGAGGCGAGCTGTCGAGATCGATCGCTTGGAGGCTTCCCGATGCTCGCGCGCCCATTAGTATGGTCTGTGAAATCTGTCGCTGAATACCTATTTTTGAAACACTCTCTTACCAAGTTTACATACAATTGAGGAAGTAAGACATGTAGCATCAAATCTACTGCTTTTTTTAGCTGTTTGTCAGCATCAAAGTTGCTAACCTCTATCAATGCGAGTTGTAGAAGGTAAGCGTGACGTCCTCGACTTCAACCATACCTTCGACCAAGATAACTCTCATGCATTCTTTGCATTCTTGAGAGTTCGAGATCTATGTATTACTAGCCATTGAATCCCTAACGAACCAGACCTCATCAAATTCTTCACCGTCGTTACTATCTGGTGCCCACCCCATGGATGAGGCAGTCTACTTCCATCCTCATGGATGCCACACTCAACGCTGCCTTCTCCCCTCGCTCAACATGGACGTGGTGCATACGTGGCCGAGAGAAGGAGTAGATGCTGCGCTGCACAGCAGAgaagatgaaaagaaaagaagcaagAAAGAAAGCTAACTGTGGTGCTGTTAATCAAGAAAGAAAGATAACGCATAGGAGTACAAGAAGGAAGGACAGAGCGGCTAGCATAACGGGCTTATCCCGCGGCACGCAAACGGCCATCATGCACCGCTAGCGCGATGCATTAACACGGATGGTTGACGCAGAGCCCCAACAAATGTAGCGCGCGACGCATTAACGAGAATGCCTCGCTCAGAGCGACTCTAGCAAACATGAAGATCAAACCGGACTATTTTTCCGGAGCAAATACGTAGCTGATAAACCAACCGAGGGAGTAGACCTGAGCAAACTTGGCCCAGCCTAGCCCTGCCCAAGCCCGTGGCTTTTATAGGGCTGGGCATAGCGCGCATTTTGCCAGTCCGAAAAAACATAGGTGGGCCAAGCTCAGCTCGattatttattttgaatttttttcaactaaaaaagaGTGGGCCTAAAAGCTATCCATGAGCCAGCTTGTCATATATTTTAGACTCGAATCATTTCAGATTTTTTGCCAACACCACCCGTATTTTGCTCAGGTCTACgagaaaaaataggaaaacgTAGTTTCAAGCGCAGCAAATTACGCCTCCGCACGCGCACCCCCTCTCGATACTCGATAGCCACAGCCGCGCCTTCTTCTCCGTCCGAGCTCAGCCGCTCTCTTTTCCTCTCCTCCGATTCGTGCTCGTCCAGCTCTAGTGGGTTGGGGTACACgtccggcgacgaggtgggtccccttcttcctcctcctcctcctcctcctccctctctcggaTTGAGGCATGGTTGTGGctgggttagggttagggtttcggttTCGGGGTTGTCGGGGGAAGGGATCCATGGCCGGCGAGCTTAGAGGAGCGTCTGGCGGCGTCGGCAGgcacggcgccggtggcggaTTGAGGGTGGCGaagcgaggcggcgggcgacaACCGGCGGAAGGGCCGACGTTGGGGGCGAGCGGCTTCCTCAGTTAGCGAATTGCGGGGTGGAGGGCGGCTTGTGGGtagcgcggccggcggcgccattgccggcggccgggtgcggcggtggcaggggcaGTCCGGGTTCAATGAACCTATACTGTTTATGCCGTCGCCCCAAATCTTGCATGTGCAGgctttagtgaagtctttatgtAGCAATATTTGAACTTTTGAAGCCATCGATTGTAAGTGTAATCTAGAACACGATATGCTTCCTTGTATGCTTGCTCTACTCTTTGCGGGACTCATCGCGACTGGAATACTTGTTTGCGCGTCGGATTATCCTACAGACCAGATGTTGTTTTGCTGTGTTGTGTTAACTTTAGTTTGGTTCTTCTTCTTTCAGCGAGATGTCTGAATACCAGAACGTTGTTGGGGGAAGGCTGAAGCTGAAGGGGAAAGCACTGGATGTGAAGGAAGGTGGagtcaagaaaaagaagaagaagaagcagcaccgTGAGGAGTCATCTCAGATCGGCCACGACGAGCTTCATGAAGGTATTTCTGATTATTGCACTGGCCTGTTTTAAACCTTTatcagttcaaatttgaaattcctGACCATTTGTAATGAGAATTATGATGTGTGGTGTGCGGTGATACCATTTGGCTGCTTGGTTGTGTTCACAAGAGTGCTGATAGTTTCTGAGTCCCTATGATATGAACAATTGATTTAGCTTGTTTGATTGGTTACTTAATTTGTGGATTACCTTTGTTTGTCTGAATGCCCTCTGTCTGTATGTATGTCTGTGCCATCAAATACAGCATATAGACTACCAATGTTTTTAGCATGAATAtctacttgttttttttttgagaaggATGAATATCTACTTGTTACATAGATGCCACTTGTGTGTATTTTGGTTACAGTGGTTTGTAGTTTATACTGCCCATGGGCAGCTGACTACCTTTGCTACTTGGCTCTATAATATTGTCCTAGAAAAAGGTTAGTGCCATTACTAGAGGTACATGTTATGTGAAGTTTGTGCTGATAAGTGTGATTATAGGCTATGTGAACTTGTTGATGCAAAAAGCAAAAAGCTGAGTCTTGTAATTCTTGTCATTTGTTATTAGTACGAGGACCTGTGATGACAAAATACAGTCAGATTTCCAGTTTAGTGTTATGCCGGGATGAAAGCCATTCTTCTCATGTTATTAGTTTCTGTCATCTTCAATCCAGCCAGGAACTAACAGTGTGAGAAGGGGAAACTTATTTTCAGCAGAATGCATCCAGAATTCACTAAAATAGTCTGCAAATCTGGGTGCAATTTGCCTTGAATAATGGCATGTTGATTGCCCTAAAAAATGGCATGTTGATTTTACCAGTTTCTATAATGCTGAGAGAAGTTGCTCACTATTTGTTGGTAAATTAGCTAGTCATCCACTTATCCATGCTTGGTTTGTTTCATCCGTCCAACTCTACTTCATTGTATACATCATCTCACCTTTCTGTTTGTGTAATAACTCCATAAATGTAAAAACTGCTTTCTGCTGAATATACTTGCTTCATATATAATTCAATGGTTATTCTTCAGGGGGAAGCTCTGAATTGCCAACAGATCCTAACAATGAGCTGACTGAAGCTGACAAGttgggggaggaggaagggaacccACACCCTGACTACGACCACCTCACACCAGCCGAGCGACGTTACATGGAACAGAAGCAGAAGATTGACATGCAGAAGTTGGCCAAAGTCTCCAACAAGTCGCACAGGGACCGTATCCAGGACTTCAACCAGTACCTGGCAAACCTCAGCGAGCACTACGACATCCCAAAAGTTGGTCCTGGCTAATATGGACAAACTGCCTTGCTTCACAGAAACGATTGTATGCTTGGCCTATTAAGCCTTATATTGCCTTATATTCGCACGCTATGTGTTATCAGTATGTTGTAAAACAAATCGATTGACACTGAAGACAGTATTTTATTTCAAAACCATGTTCCGAGCATTGGCCATTTTGAGTATCTGTCCTGCATCTTTCAGTTCCTGTGGCTTATTTTCATGCGATCTTGTCGTTTACTGTTGATCTTTCCAGGAAATTCATTGAAGTGGTGTTTTTTGTTATAATCATTGAagtggtgtttggttggactgTTTTGGTCTGTATTCTGTAATCTTTTCATAGCGGTATCCATTACCGTTGGACGTTGGTTCCTGTTTGTTTCTGATGGGCTGTTAGCAGGGGAAGTTAGCAGGTCGCAGCGTGATCTGTTACGAGTTGTGTAAAACTGATACTCGTGATCGGTGATTCATTATCAGGAAGCGATTCTCCCagtcgcctcgccgccgccaccggatcATGAACTCCAGCGATGAATGAATGATCCCTTTACAAATGCCTCATCAACTTGAACGTATGACAAGATAAATTAGATATTATTACGTCAATTGGCACATCAGCCTAAGTACTTGGGGGGGAAAAACAGAAAATACAATATTTTCTCTGGGCTACGGGCATTCTGATCTGATGAGCAAGCTAGTTTCCCCTTGGACTAATTGCAGAGATGTGAGCCTGTGACTCGCGCATCCGGTAAGTGCAACAATTCAGCATATGCTTTGGTACTGTGATGCGGGCATGGCAGAAAAATCTGTTCCTTGGTCAGCCTGCTGCAAGACGTGTCATCGATTGTGCGCCACCGCCTCCGGTGCGGCAGTGCCGTCCAAAGAGACACGTACTCGCGATGGCGGATATACTGGGATCGGACTCGGACTACGCCGCTGACTCGGGAACTCGGCGTGCATCGCCGTCGCAAACGCGAGGGCCAGGCCACGCAACGCAACTGGCCGGCCGGGGGTTTAGATCCAGCGGCTCAGCATGGCGCCCGACGCTTTCCTTTTTTGCTTGCTCTTACCGTAAGTACGTGCAGGAACTCAACAAGACGCGTTTCCACGCGAGTCCGACTCGGAACGTGCACTTTTCATCCATAAATATGGGCGTGCCTGTAGCCCACAGCATCTTCCCGAATCCCCCGATCGGCGATCGCTTTGCATATCATCCCCTTGCTAGTTGCGATGAtcatggacgccgccgccgctgacgccTTGCGCCCTCTTGATCACAACGGCGACACCGTCGTCGGCTACGTCGTCATCCGGGGTCCTCTCCTCGGCCACCGCGGCGGCACGGACCTCGGCTTCGAAGGttacggcggcggcgatggccggcTAGAGGCAGCCgagcgcctcctccgcctcgccgtcgccgaggcaGAGACGACCCTCGCCGCTCGCAGATCGGCCGAGACGACGGTGCTGCCACGCGGACACAAGCGTGGccgggaggaggacggcggcgacgagggagcGGCGACGACCATCGGTcagcagggcgcggcggcggaggaggaacaCCTGACGGCGGCACCTGATGAGGACTTCATTCCCTTGtgtcccgccgccggcgagtacTGCTGCACGGTGTACGGGCAGCGGGGTGTGATGccagacgaggaggaggaggacgacgagcagCTCGCATCGCGACAGGAGGAATACTTCATCCCCATAGACCCGGCTGCGGCCGAGGAAGACGACTTCATCCCCCTGGACCCAAcaagcgacgacgacgaggatggCGAGCAGCTCGCATCGCAACAGGAAGAGGACTTCAGCCCCATAGACCCGGC
This window encodes:
- the LOC101759761 gene encoding protein FAM32A-like, translated to MSEYQNVVGGRLKLKGKALDVKEGGVKKKKKKKQHREESSQIGHDELHEGGSSELPTDPNNELTEADKLGEEEGNPHPDYDHLTPAERRYMEQKQKIDMQKLAKVSNKSHRDRIQDFNQYLANLSEHYDIPKVGPG